A window of the Mucilaginibacter sp. cycad4 genome harbors these coding sequences:
- a CDS encoding ferritin-like domain-containing protein, which produces MNNPSQRESAVKDVESREELIYLLSRAAELEHGLACVYLYAAYSLKSNIDEGGMTEEQLTMVKTWKRKLAMVAVEEMLHLAQVNNMLTAIGGAPNFKRANFPLPISAFPFGIKLTLEPFSLATIERLVIFELPEEGVLEPVLHAKYDELRNKVVREQELEYAELKPRQFKAEPELVARFGPEAFKFQEPYEIDFTTVGEFYHKVASGFKCIPEDVLFIGPKEAQANARYVDLSGKLISVVNRESALQAIEMIVEQGEAPTQQHPDCHFEVFDTVRNQFINEMEKAANSNAIFDPVRKMASNPMTRFYDDATGGTLILDGDTHCAADIFNMSYDTMLQMLLRFFAHTDETEEELEMLSRATLRIMTTVIRPMGEALAKMPLGDPANDALMAGPGFGYNRDITLLPHKESAWVFFCERLFNLAKEATALAEQKTSPPEVKEASAALQALSELFIKKTAQAQKIIPKVEFAEPAKLEPEINPSANGPYLVKGVDNLLNSKGERLPAEPQMALCRCGGSANKPFCDGTHARIGFDSSKLPGRTPDRLDKYPATDFTVCDNRGICQHSGFCTDELPEVFRLGKEPFVDQTAAGGERISQQTKKCPSGALSFNFAKPGLNLPVINEPTITVSKNGPYRIKGSIKLDAGFLAGASKEHYTLCRCGGSKNKPFCDGTHWYNNFTDDKN; this is translated from the coding sequence ATGAATAACCCAAGTCAACGTGAATCGGCAGTTAAAGACGTAGAAAGCAGGGAGGAACTTATTTATTTACTCTCAAGGGCAGCTGAATTGGAACATGGTTTGGCCTGCGTTTATCTCTACGCGGCATATTCCCTAAAATCGAACATTGACGAAGGGGGAATGACAGAAGAGCAACTTACCATGGTTAAAACCTGGAAACGAAAGCTGGCCATGGTGGCGGTTGAAGAGATGCTGCACCTTGCACAGGTTAACAATATGCTTACGGCTATAGGCGGTGCGCCTAATTTTAAGCGGGCTAATTTCCCGTTGCCCATATCTGCTTTTCCCTTTGGTATTAAGTTAACACTCGAACCCTTTTCGCTTGCAACAATTGAACGGCTGGTAATATTTGAACTTCCCGAAGAGGGGGTATTGGAACCGGTTTTACACGCTAAGTATGATGAGCTCCGTAATAAAGTTGTCAGAGAACAGGAATTGGAATACGCTGAATTGAAACCCCGGCAGTTCAAGGCCGAGCCGGAACTTGTAGCACGTTTTGGCCCCGAGGCATTTAAATTTCAGGAACCCTATGAAATTGATTTTACAACTGTAGGAGAGTTTTACCACAAGGTAGCATCAGGTTTTAAATGTATACCAGAAGACGTGCTGTTTATTGGACCAAAGGAAGCGCAGGCAAATGCCCGCTATGTTGATCTGAGCGGGAAATTGATTTCGGTGGTAAACCGGGAATCGGCATTGCAGGCCATTGAAATGATTGTGGAGCAGGGAGAGGCCCCAACACAACAGCACCCCGACTGTCATTTTGAGGTATTTGATACCGTCAGAAATCAGTTCATCAACGAAATGGAAAAAGCCGCGAATAGCAATGCCATATTTGACCCGGTAAGAAAAATGGCCTCAAACCCCATGACCCGGTTTTATGACGACGCTACTGGAGGGACCTTGATACTTGATGGAGATACGCATTGTGCGGCCGATATTTTTAACATGAGTTATGATACCATGTTGCAGATGCTGCTCCGCTTTTTTGCCCATACGGACGAAACCGAGGAGGAACTGGAAATGTTATCAAGGGCCACGCTTCGGATCATGACCACCGTGATACGCCCAATGGGCGAGGCGCTTGCCAAAATGCCTCTCGGCGATCCGGCGAATGATGCATTAATGGCCGGTCCGGGATTTGGGTATAACCGGGACATAACCTTGTTGCCGCATAAAGAATCGGCATGGGTGTTTTTCTGCGAACGACTTTTTAACCTTGCCAAAGAAGCTACAGCATTGGCCGAACAAAAAACTTCACCGCCCGAAGTTAAAGAGGCTTCGGCCGCGTTGCAGGCGCTTTCCGAGCTTTTTATAAAGAAGACAGCGCAGGCACAAAAAATAATTCCGAAGGTTGAATTTGCCGAACCTGCAAAACTCGAGCCCGAAATTAATCCCTCTGCCAACGGGCCGTACCTTGTAAAGGGAGTTGACAATTTGCTGAACTCGAAAGGGGAGCGGCTACCTGCCGAGCCTCAAATGGCTTTGTGCCGTTGCGGCGGCTCGGCAAATAAACCGTTTTGTGACGGAACCCATGCCCGCATAGGCTTTGATAGCAGCAAACTACCCGGACGAACGCCGGACAGACTTGATAAATATCCCGCTACTGATTTTACGGTGTGCGATAACCGCGGTATCTGTCAGCATTCGGGCTTTTGTACAGATGAACTGCCCGAAGTTTTTAGACTTGGAAAAGAACCTTTTGTTGATCAAACCGCAGCCGGCGGCGAAAGGATCAGTCAGCAAACTAAAAAATGCCCTTCGGGTGCACTGAGTTTCAACTTTGCTAAGCCGGGCTTAAACCTGCCTGTAATTAACGAACCTACCATTACGGTTTCAAAAAATGGCCCATATCGTATAAAAGGGAGCATAAAACTCGACGCCGGATTTCTGGCAGGCGCATCAAAGGAACACTACACACTGTGCCGTTGCGGTGGTTCAAAAAACAAACCGTTTTGCGATGGAACACACTGGTATAACAATTTTACTGATGATAAAAACTAA
- a CDS encoding alpha/beta hydrolase, giving the protein MKTKEPKQTIQDYATDSKLSGQVKDFLKILNNPENPPVESMTKEAARQVLIDAQASVDVDLSGIDETEKQITADGFNIKLNIVRPAGNNEKLPVFIFLHGGGWILGDYQTHKRMVRDIVVLSGFAAVFVNYTPSPEARYPQAINEIYAATRWVAENGHQINVDGNNMAIVGNSVGGNMATVIAMLAKEKKGPQIRLQVMLWPVADAKFDSRSYQKFGTDRFLTSAMMQWMFDQYAPDKEQREEIYISPLNATLEQLQGLPPALLIVAQSDILRDAAQAYAQKLDAAGVPITSVRYNGMIHDFGLLNALASLPQTRSAFYQVATELKRYLKPA; this is encoded by the coding sequence ATGAAAACTAAAGAACCCAAACAAACCATTCAGGATTATGCTACCGACAGCAAGCTATCCGGGCAGGTAAAAGACTTTTTGAAAATATTGAACAATCCGGAGAACCCACCGGTTGAAAGCATGACTAAGGAAGCCGCCCGGCAGGTATTAATAGACGCGCAGGCATCGGTAGATGTTGATTTATCAGGTATTGACGAAACTGAAAAACAAATTACCGCCGATGGCTTCAACATCAAATTAAATATCGTAAGGCCTGCTGGCAATAACGAAAAACTCCCTGTATTTATTTTTCTACATGGCGGCGGCTGGATCCTGGGCGACTATCAAACGCACAAACGCATGGTGCGCGACATTGTTGTACTAAGCGGATTTGCCGCGGTGTTTGTAAACTATACCCCCTCTCCCGAGGCAAGATACCCTCAGGCTATTAATGAAATTTACGCAGCCACGAGGTGGGTAGCCGAAAACGGGCACCAGATCAATGTTGACGGCAATAATATGGCCATTGTGGGCAATAGTGTAGGCGGTAATATGGCTACAGTAATCGCTATGTTGGCTAAAGAAAAAAAAGGCCCGCAAATTAGGCTCCAGGTAATGCTTTGGCCTGTTGCAGATGCAAAGTTCGATTCAAGATCGTACCAAAAGTTTGGGACCGACCGTTTTTTAACTTCCGCGATGATGCAGTGGATGTTTGATCAATATGCTCCGGATAAAGAACAGCGCGAAGAAATATACATTTCGCCATTAAATGCTACCCTTGAGCAATTACAAGGGCTTCCACCGGCATTACTCATTGTCGCGCAAAGCGATATCTTACGTGATGCCGCACAAGCTTATGCACAAAAACTTGACGCTGCGGGTGTGCCAATAACCTCTGTTCGCTACAATGGTATGATTCACGATTTTGGATTACTAAATGCCCTTGCAAGCTTGCCTCAAACACGTTCTGCTTTTTACCAGGTGGCTACTGAGTTAAAACGATACCTGAAACCGGCCTAA
- a CDS encoding HAMP domain-containing sensor histidine kinase, whose product MNVLSRKILLAFLAFTIILVIAALFVRDRITERLAHTAQISHLMDLNNSRPQQALLLLHQAEDLFQSSLIDVNAAKAHAYQAKLSSAFAEIDTLLNMQHDTTRLNAEQRVQLHAWHNQKVKLSADLLSARHDFDSLLTTYSDFGTATVQNKLAVKSSRTVQNSSDTLTQPGQLKRKGFFARIKEAIKNKNAYATGSGGVVINHRTRIYVDSVTQKLRTKDKSSYLNKLKQLQQSNSRLQETQRQLIALNMRITSKMEQLIAAIKDINYNMTDAFKGLAFNSYLETTSLLNKLYLITLLSLLAFAILLIVFVIKLGKSEELLLKENERAVMIARQKMDLLLHMSHEIRNPLTSINGFLYIFSRTTLTPKQSEMLGTVRASSDLLLQTLNDTLDAAKMEGSELKIHQDPFCPDKILKEVIESMAFSADKKQLELSYHFEGDPEAEVLGDSFRLKQIMVNLISNAIKYTDTGSVKIKATLKSADGKGGLTVNITDTGAGISQEQQVNLFSKYYQTNSAKGNTGTGLGLYICKQLLELQNGKISVKSDAGKGSTFSFEIPYEKYEID is encoded by the coding sequence ATGAACGTTTTATCAAGGAAGATCCTGCTTGCTTTTTTAGCATTTACTATAATTTTAGTCATCGCCGCTCTTTTTGTAAGAGACAGGATCACCGAAAGATTAGCCCATACGGCTCAGATCTCTCACCTTATGGACCTTAACAACTCCCGGCCGCAACAAGCACTGTTGTTACTTCACCAGGCCGAAGATTTGTTTCAATCATCGCTTATAGATGTCAATGCAGCTAAAGCCCATGCCTACCAGGCTAAACTTTCATCGGCCTTTGCCGAAATTGATACGCTGCTTAATATGCAACATGACACCACCAGGCTCAACGCGGAGCAGCGTGTACAACTGCATGCCTGGCACAATCAAAAGGTAAAACTATCTGCCGACCTTCTTTCGGCCCGCCACGATTTTGATTCCCTACTGACAACATACTCAGACTTCGGCACAGCGACCGTTCAAAATAAACTGGCTGTTAAAAGCAGCCGCACCGTGCAAAACAGCAGCGATACTTTAACTCAACCCGGCCAGCTGAAAAGAAAAGGTTTTTTTGCAAGGATAAAAGAGGCAATAAAAAATAAAAATGCCTATGCTACCGGCTCAGGCGGTGTTGTTATCAATCACCGGACACGGATTTATGTTGACTCCGTTACTCAAAAGCTTCGCACTAAAGATAAATCCAGCTACCTTAATAAGCTGAAGCAGTTACAACAAAGTAATTCAAGGTTACAGGAAACGCAAAGGCAGCTCATCGCCCTTAATATGCGTATTACCAGTAAAATGGAACAGTTGATTGCAGCCATTAAGGATATCAATTACAACATGACCGATGCCTTTAAAGGTTTGGCTTTTAACAGTTACCTTGAAACAACAAGCTTACTGAATAAACTTTACCTCATTACGCTATTATCGCTTTTGGCTTTTGCAATATTGCTGATTGTGTTTGTTATTAAACTGGGAAAATCCGAAGAGCTTTTACTTAAGGAGAATGAACGTGCCGTAATGATAGCCCGGCAAAAAATGGACCTGCTGCTGCACATGAGCCATGAAATTCGCAATCCGCTTACATCAATAAATGGCTTTCTATATATTTTCAGCAGAACGACACTCACACCAAAACAATCGGAGATGCTGGGTACAGTGAGGGCATCGTCCGATCTGCTGCTGCAAACACTCAATGACACCCTTGATGCTGCTAAAATGGAAGGCAGTGAGCTGAAGATCCATCAGGACCCTTTTTGCCCGGATAAAATATTGAAAGAGGTTATTGAAAGTATGGCATTCAGCGCTGATAAAAAACAATTGGAATTAAGCTATCATTTTGAAGGCGACCCGGAAGCTGAAGTTTTGGGCGATAGCTTCAGGCTTAAACAAATTATGGTGAACCTCATTAGTAATGCTATTAAATATACGGATACCGGTAGCGTAAAGATCAAAGCAACCCTGAAATCTGCCGATGGTAAAGGTGGATTAACAGTTAATATTACCGATACAGGAGCAGGTATCAGCCAGGAACAGCAGGTTAACTTATTTTCAAAATATTATCAAACCAATTCGGCAAAAGGAAATACCGGTACGGGGCTTGGTTTGTACATCTGCAAGCAATTGCTCGAACTGCAAAACGGAAAAATCAGTGTAAAGAGTGATGCAGGTAAAGGAAGCACTTTTAGCTTTGAGATCCCCTATGAGAAGTATGAAATAGATTAA
- a CDS encoding FecR domain-containing protein → MTYNKAYFQELIIEQIAGTISEEESHLLNEAIQNDSQVKQLWDEMQHTLTSHKAQTFFNSIDENKAWDKIESEIKPVRSISSGRKEVLKWLSVAALLCIAFTLGYYWRQIPVNEPAIAKKNFKAPVIQLRMANGQQIDLSDTSRKVINMPFAHLKKGANGLSYQVDNNKSEEWSTLVIPSKLNYRIVLSDGTQVWLNSVSSLRFPFSFLGKTREVYLTGEAFFKVAKNAAHPFIVHTGQTDVKVLGTEFNVNTYQADETVTSLVEGSVSTSGRDKQNIHLQPGYQAVYTSGAGFLAQPFDPAIELAWMNDIYYFHNTKLHDISDVLLRWFDVKVVFDNPAKADEAFSGAIQKNKPIDVFIQNIKASAGVTAILKEGVLHIK, encoded by the coding sequence ATGACATACAATAAAGCGTATTTTCAGGAGCTAATAATTGAGCAAATTGCGGGCACAATAAGTGAGGAAGAAAGCCATTTGCTTAATGAGGCTATACAAAATGATTCCCAGGTAAAACAACTGTGGGATGAAATGCAACATACACTAACTTCACATAAAGCCCAAACTTTCTTTAATAGTATTGATGAAAACAAGGCCTGGGATAAAATAGAGTCCGAAATAAAGCCGGTGAGGTCAATTAGCTCCGGTCGGAAAGAGGTTTTGAAATGGCTTTCGGTAGCGGCTTTACTATGTATTGCCTTCACCTTGGGTTATTACTGGCGTCAAATTCCTGTTAATGAACCTGCTATTGCTAAAAAGAATTTTAAAGCACCGGTCATCCAACTGCGGATGGCAAACGGACAGCAAATCGACTTGTCTGATACAAGCAGGAAGGTGATCAATATGCCATTTGCACATTTAAAGAAAGGCGCTAACGGGTTAAGTTATCAGGTTGATAATAATAAAAGCGAAGAGTGGAGCACACTTGTTATTCCTTCAAAATTAAACTATCGGATAGTACTTTCAGATGGTACACAGGTTTGGCTAAATTCGGTATCAAGCCTGCGTTTCCCGTTTTCCTTTTTAGGCAAAACCAGGGAAGTGTATTTAACAGGCGAAGCTTTTTTTAAAGTTGCTAAAAATGCTGCCCATCCGTTTATTGTACATACCGGCCAAACTGATGTAAAAGTTTTAGGTACGGAGTTTAATGTGAATACTTACCAGGCTGATGAAACGGTAACCTCTTTGGTTGAAGGCTCGGTATCAACAAGTGGCAGGGATAAACAAAACATACATCTGCAGCCTGGCTACCAGGCTGTTTATACCTCCGGTGCGGGGTTTCTGGCCCAGCCATTTGATCCTGCTATTGAACTGGCCTGGATGAATGATATTTATTATTTCCATAATACCAAGCTTCATGATATAAGTGATGTGCTGTTACGCTGGTTTGATGTCAAAGTAGTTTTTGACAACCCGGCAAAAGCGGATGAAGCGTTTAGCGGAGCCATTCAAAAAAATAAACCAATTGATGTTTTTATTCAAAATATTAAAGCATCGGCTGGTGTTACCGCTATTTTGAAAGAAGGCGTTCTGCATATAAAGTAA
- a CDS encoding carboxymuconolactone decarboxylase family protein produces MEQRVNLFAKGQNALKSLFQTGAYLKHSKIEVPLQELVFFRVSQMNGCAYCLDMHSKDARTHGETEQRLYGISAWRETPYFTDRERAALGWAEAVTKCDIPDSVYERVKPHFTEEELIDLTLAVTTINTWNRFNLAFPQIAGTYQVGQFG; encoded by the coding sequence ATGGAACAAAGAGTTAATCTATTTGCCAAAGGGCAGAACGCCCTGAAATCCCTGTTTCAGACAGGAGCTTACTTAAAACACTCAAAGATAGAAGTACCCCTGCAGGAATTGGTATTTTTCAGAGTATCCCAAATGAACGGTTGCGCATATTGCCTGGATATGCACTCCAAAGATGCCCGCACGCATGGTGAAACCGAACAGCGTTTATATGGAATCAGCGCATGGCGCGAGACACCTTATTTTACCGACCGTGAACGTGCGGCTTTAGGCTGGGCCGAGGCTGTAACCAAATGCGACATACCCGACAGCGTTTACGAGCGTGTAAAACCTCATTTTACCGAAGAAGAACTAATTGACCTTACACTTGCCGTTACAACCATTAACACCTGGAACAGGTTTAACCTTGCTTTCCCTCAAATTGCAGGCACCTATCAGGTAGGCCAGTTTGGTTGA
- a CDS encoding bestrophin family ion channel: protein MHAGKSYKLPEFLVWTRRKIYKLFVLGLVPVMLYQVLGFKWLDIPWAIIGLVGTSAAFIVGFTNTQTYRRTDDGQQIWTSIFSQSRAWGLISRDFFNNPEKSKLLIYRHMAWLTVLRYQLREERIWESVNKKHNAEYQQYYTVPEWKTTLESELINYLSDHDLRHILGTNNKATQLLALQSETIKQSYEQGEIVVLQFVEMERAIRDFYMQQAKAEQLKNSPYPRQYAIINTFFVWLFCIILPFGMLKDFDQLNNEVQGIMKGYMVWLVAPFSTLISWIYTSLEQVGESTENPFEGSPNDVPISQMSRSIEIELREFLEEKDLPIELTAQNNIVM, encoded by the coding sequence ATGCACGCCGGAAAATCATATAAACTACCAGAGTTCCTGGTTTGGACAAGGAGGAAAATATACAAGCTTTTTGTTCTTGGCCTGGTACCTGTTATGCTTTACCAGGTGTTGGGATTTAAATGGCTTGATATTCCCTGGGCAATTATAGGATTGGTTGGTACAAGCGCCGCTTTTATAGTTGGTTTCACTAATACTCAAACCTACCGGCGAACTGACGACGGGCAACAAATATGGACCAGCATATTTAGTCAAAGCCGGGCGTGGGGACTAATCAGTCGCGATTTTTTTAATAATCCCGAAAAAAGCAAACTGCTGATTTATCGTCACATGGCTTGGCTCACGGTGCTGCGCTATCAGTTACGGGAAGAGCGCATTTGGGAAAGTGTAAATAAAAAGCATAATGCCGAGTACCAGCAATACTACACCGTGCCCGAATGGAAGACAACATTGGAGAGTGAGCTTATAAATTATCTTTCAGATCATGACCTAAGGCATATCCTCGGCACCAATAATAAAGCTACCCAACTCCTGGCTTTACAAAGTGAAACCATTAAGCAATCATATGAGCAGGGTGAAATTGTTGTACTGCAATTTGTAGAAATGGAACGCGCCATCCGCGATTTTTATATGCAGCAGGCTAAAGCCGAACAATTAAAAAATTCGCCATACCCCCGCCAGTATGCTATTATCAATACCTTTTTTGTTTGGCTGTTTTGCATCATCCTTCCTTTTGGTATGCTAAAGGATTTTGACCAGCTCAATAACGAGGTACAAGGCATAATGAAAGGATACATGGTTTGGCTCGTAGCACCTTTCAGCACGCTCATATCATGGATCTACACATCCCTTGAACAAGTTGGCGAAAGCACCGAAAACCCGTTTGAAGGCAGTCCCAATGACGTGCCCATTTCGCAAATGAGCCGAAGTATTGAAATTGAATTGAGAGAGTTTTTGGAAGAAAAGGATTTGCCTATCGAGTTAACAGCTCAAAATAATATTGTGATGTAG
- a CDS encoding transposase, with protein MKAGAFDARKRIKGIKRHIIVDTLGMVLAVVIQGASVQDKDGAMEVITKLFETWNGVIKIFADNGYRGALIEKVKNMFKIVFEVIKRSELHIFKVLPKRWIVERTFAWIDTNRRAAKNYERFNSTSVAIVHLSSISYSPYELC; from the coding sequence GTGAAAGCAGGGGCCTTTGACGCGAGAAAGAGGATAAAAGGGATCAAACGTCATATCATTGTGGACACACTTGGAATGGTGCTTGCCGTAGTTATTCAAGGCGCCTCGGTTCAGGACAAAGACGGAGCGATGGAGGTGATCACTAAGTTATTTGAAACATGGAACGGGGTCATTAAGATATTTGCTGATAATGGTTACCGAGGCGCACTAATTGAGAAAGTAAAGAACATGTTCAAAATAGTTTTTGAAGTGATCAAAAGAAGCGAGTTACACATCTTTAAAGTACTCCCTAAGCGCTGGATAGTGGAGCGAACGTTTGCCTGGATTGATACGAATCGAAGAGCAGCTAAAAATTATGAACGATTTAATTCTACAAGTGTAGCCATTGTCCATTTATCCTCCATAAGTTATTCTCCATACGAATTATGTTGA
- a CDS encoding MFS transporter, whose protein sequence is MTGMIGFAVSGLFLCAAFLLKEHREVCLLLLALTRLITGFGEGLIGASPINWAINAVGEENTAKAISYNGVASYGALAAGAPMGILLNNSYGLAGMGAVVFVIGLIGHLYAKRKEGLRNNSNEPGKSFLSVLKTVMPYGICLTLGGLGFGAISTFITLYYAYLNWTNAVLCLSVFSVFFILGRLIFAGAIDNYGGLKTAIACMALESVGLMVLWLANMPQIALIGAGITGLGFSLVFPALGVEAVKLVPGSNKGAALGAYGLFLDISLGLTGPLVGGVASHFGMLYIFPFSMGMVFLGFILCLVIGWRIKSFSTFCDTLFL, encoded by the coding sequence ATGACGGGTATGATAGGTTTTGCTGTTAGCGGATTATTTTTGTGCGCCGCCTTTTTACTTAAAGAACACCGGGAGGTTTGTTTGTTGTTGCTTGCATTAACACGCCTTATTACCGGCTTTGGAGAGGGCCTGATTGGTGCAAGCCCAATTAACTGGGCTATAAATGCCGTTGGGGAAGAAAATACAGCAAAGGCCATATCATATAATGGCGTTGCAAGTTATGGCGCTCTTGCTGCCGGTGCGCCGATGGGCATACTGCTTAATAACAGTTATGGGCTTGCAGGCATGGGGGCTGTAGTATTTGTAATAGGGCTTATCGGGCATTTATATGCCAAAAGGAAAGAAGGACTTCGCAATAATAGCAATGAGCCCGGAAAGTCTTTTTTATCTGTACTTAAAACTGTGATGCCCTATGGGATTTGCCTCACGCTCGGGGGATTAGGCTTTGGCGCTATTTCTACCTTCATTACGTTGTATTATGCTTACCTGAACTGGACGAATGCTGTATTGTGCCTGTCTGTTTTTAGTGTATTTTTTATCCTTGGCCGGCTTATTTTCGCCGGGGCTATTGATAATTACGGGGGACTTAAAACAGCCATCGCGTGTATGGCCTTAGAGTCGGTGGGATTGATGGTCCTTTGGCTTGCCAATATGCCCCAAATAGCGCTAATTGGGGCTGGAATAACAGGGCTCGGATTTTCACTTGTATTCCCGGCGCTTGGGGTGGAGGCTGTAAAGTTAGTGCCCGGTTCAAACAAGGGAGCTGCACTGGGCGCTTATGGTTTATTCCTCGATATTTCGCTTGGGCTTACCGGTCCATTAGTTGGAGGAGTTGCAAGTCATTTTGGAATGTTATACATTTTCCCGTTTAGCATGGGTATGGTATTTTTAGGTTTCATTTTATGCCTTGTTATTGGCTGGAGGATAAAAAGTTTCTCAACCTTTTGTGATACCCTATTCCTATAA
- a CDS encoding sigma-70 family RNA polymerase sigma factor, which translates to MEILNDAHIIEQLKLGNKEAFEAVFKKYYKLLNVSAFYILRDEMEAEDTVQGFFVDLWERQLYANINSSLKAYLTTAIRNRCLKKVESETRTQKKLVDYKYTLTEIEEEEVPVPEIYPEKVLADLSIQRMQAFTLVHYEHKKYKDAALEMGISINSLKTHLKLAIKTLKEGLKSAK; encoded by the coding sequence ATGGAAATTTTGAACGATGCTCATATTATTGAGCAATTAAAATTGGGGAACAAGGAGGCCTTTGAAGCAGTATTTAAAAAATACTATAAGCTGCTTAATGTATCGGCTTTTTACATTTTACGGGATGAAATGGAAGCCGAGGACACCGTTCAGGGTTTTTTTGTTGATCTTTGGGAGAGACAATTATACGCCAATATTAATTCGTCGTTAAAGGCTTATTTAACCACAGCAATCCGTAACCGGTGCCTGAAAAAAGTTGAAAGCGAAACACGAACGCAAAAAAAATTAGTTGATTATAAATACACACTTACCGAAATAGAAGAGGAAGAGGTACCTGTACCAGAAATTTATCCTGAAAAAGTGCTGGCTGATTTGTCGATACAACGGATGCAGGCTTTTACCCTGGTACATTATGAGCATAAAAAGTATAAGGATGCAGCCCTTGAAATGGGGATTAGCATAAATTCTTTAAAAACTCATTTAAAATTAGCAATAAAAACTTTAAAAGAGGGGTTAAAAAGTGCCAAATAA
- a CDS encoding site-specific integrase, whose amino-acid sequence MAIKAKSKTRIHSSFQAKGYPFNNPFGFFRVMHEVKRDFLNAEELEVMANKKLVSGRGSQVRDTFLFSCYTGLAYADVKKLKCLEIVTGIDGKKWVYTSRQKTATSSRIPLLPQAMELMAKYGDHPQCVNDGLLLPVLSNQKMNSYLKEIADACGINKELTYYEPATLLQRL is encoded by the coding sequence GTGGCAATTAAAGCAAAGAGCAAAACCCGCATTCACTCATCATTTCAGGCAAAGGGTTATCCCTTCAATAACCCGTTTGGTTTCTTCCGGGTTATGCACGAGGTTAAACGCGACTTCTTAAACGCTGAAGAATTGGAAGTGATGGCAAATAAGAAACTTGTCAGCGGCCGGGGATCACAGGTAAGGGATACTTTTCTTTTCAGCTGTTACACCGGCTTAGCTTATGCGGATGTTAAGAAATTAAAATGTTTAGAGATCGTGACCGGAATCGATGGAAAAAAATGGGTTTATACGAGTCGTCAGAAAACAGCTACTTCTTCCCGCATTCCTTTACTTCCCCAGGCAATGGAATTAATGGCAAAGTATGGAGACCACCCTCAATGCGTGAATGATGGTTTATTGCTTCCTGTGTTGAGCAATCAGAAAATGAATAGCTATCTGAAAGAAATAGCGGACGCCTGCGGCATTAATAAAGAATTGACCTATTACGAGCCCGCCACACTTTTGCAACGACTGTAA